TTGAGAGTAATAATTATAACCTACTCCTTCGAGACCCGATTATGTCTCGAGGAGGTGTACATACTATAGCCTTGACTGCAAATTATACCATTAGCAAGATATTCATATTATATGcttgcagttaatatattagggaaaaatgtaatttatgccctcacaaatatgtcaattatcaatgtcacccatAAATTATCAGTGGTATAAATGTTGcccatcaattttcaaaacgggaCATGTATATATTGCCTCCTCTCTtgaattattattggtgtaaatgtGGTTACCCGTCGTTTCTGTTCGAAGACCACAATTTTTTCCCCTCCATTTATCTTTCTTCGTTTGTTCTTCTTCCGCCGacaacaatataatgtttttctttcttcctaTAGGGAAAGGCAATATATGTTACGTTTTttaaattgaggggcaacattatttacaccactaataattcaatggtgacattgataattaacatatatatttgtgaGGGCATAagttacaattttccctaatatattatgtacttcgCTTCCGTTAACAGATTATtacctgtaaataaattgaagatatataaaattttaattataatcaatatatcaatatataatttacttactgaaggtacataatatattaactgtaaGTACATAATACGTTAATAACTAAATGTACATATTAGCTGCAAGTATATAATTTAAACCGGATTCACTGTGCGTACGTATAGTACACTTTatccacaatataataattgagCCTTGACTTAGCCATGTCTTTTAATTCTAATACATTCTTTGTAAatcttaatttttatataattacttTATTGGGTCATACCCAATCAATGTtgactataatattatataacaaGTTAACAACCCTAacattatttattcaaaattgaaaggccacacatacacacatatacgcGGTCTTTAGGAAATCAAATCGTGTGTACTCCTAACGAGTAACGACCTATCAGGAAACATggatataataattattttactattttggtaggcatcatattattttttaataatagtttgaaattttcaaattaaaaaaaaatacttttttattactcaattaattatcTTGAAGCCTATATAAGTAGGGCGATTCAAAGTTGAGAATACCCATCATTCTATTGCACTATTCCTTCTTTCACCTCCAAACTTggccaacatatatatacactaaacCCATAATCCTTAGCTTTAATAGTTTGTTGtgctatattatattattgtagttttagtgaagagaaaatggagaagatgaagcaAAAGATTGGGGAGTCACGTATGGTTCACAAGATTAATGAGAAGCTTCATCTTGGGTTGGAGGATAAGCTACACAAAGATGGAGACCAGAAGGAGAAAGAGCAAGACGATGATCATCATGTTGATGAAAGTAAGCCCCCAGAGGATGATCAGAAAAGGAAATCAGTTAGAAAGACGGTCAAAAAGATCGCGAAAAAGATTGTTCATCATCGTGGCAATGGAAAGCGtcggggagggggagggggagggggaggggagGAAGGAGAGGGcgaagaagaggaggaggaagaataTGAAGTAGAGGAAGTAGAGGAAGGAGGGGAGTTCGAATTTGAACTTGATTTTGGTTTTTAATAGCTAGGTTTATTGTGATTCGAATTCAATCttggtcatttttttttcttttatcttgGTCACTTTATGTTTATGtaatatgtttattttcatgtttatacattcatatatgtataaataaataaataaacgaaTTTGTTTAAGAGTGACTTTGTCATATGCCCAATGgctcttaattattatttgacttTGTCATATGCCTAGTGgctcttaattattatttatgtgacCACAAATCTTTGcccataaaaacaaaaatatcttGCGTTCAAGACTCTCACACCTCAGTCTCATGGTGACTCAGTTTATTTAGGTGACAATGAAAACCTTACTtacaaattaaagacaaaattttCTCTCTTCCAACACTCAGGATCCAATCATATTAGGTGTAACTTACACACTTTGGCTACCAGAGTTTGATTCTATGTcctagtttaattataatttatcacTAAAAAAGCAACTAAGTTGCACATACGAACAATGACAACGCGACATGAATATCTTCGGTGTTTTTTTCTCTCCTCAACTCTCTTTAGATGGTGTAGTGGAAGGTATGTAATCACTTAGAGGATTAGAAGATAGTTGTATGTTATTAGGTCATATGGAAATTAAGTCAAATATGTATATGATGATATCTCATTTTAAATGGATTCAAATCTAAAGTGTACTGGTTATTGAATAATGGAGATCACaatataaacattcaaatcTAAAGTGGTTATCATAACATTAGTGACAAATTGTAATTATTGTTGTAATTTTTGTTAAGAAATTATAAAGCGTCAAGTGACATATAACCTGTTATTCTCGTAGCCTAATTTGCTTTAAGCCCGATTTTCGGcagtttaatttattgttttctcCCTCACCATATACTTGTGGCATGCAGTCTATGCATGAAAGATTTGACAAGACCGCGAACCGAGCTAACTGCAGCAAGAGGTGAGACGAGATACCAAATCCATATATGTGAAGGACAGGAGAGCCTTGGGATCTTGGCCTGCATGCGAAATGTACATCTCGACCGGGAAGTATATGGTGAGAGGCTAGAAGGCAATGGAGGCCAAAGATGTCATTGAAGAATGGGAAAATCCTGGCTACACCACAAAAGCTGTCATCTGATTCAGCCTGAAAagactaatacaaaaatttccTAGGAATTGAATGGGAACCTGATGGTGTGTTCACATAGTAACATAATATGCAATATTTAGGGTATTCATGATCGTACTAACCTCCAGTTATAGCTCTTAATCAAATGACCTGGGGTAGACCCGGCGTCTACTGAGCAGTATAGGTTTATAAGGTCTGATTGAATAACAAAGTTATTCAGCCTAACCAGACTACTTAATAAGTCTAATGTCTCTTAATTCTAGGACATTATTTTTTCCGCACAGGCAACGCACACCCGTGCAACACCTGTGCGACACCCGTGCAACGCCTGTGCAAAATTAACATAACCACCCCTAgctgtttttcaccattttattATGATATGATCGATGAGCGTGCACGcgcacacacaaatatatatattaaatatctCAAATTCATATTAGAATAACAATGATTGAATTGGTTCTTAAAAAGTCAATCTcaaattcataaattaaataCTAGAATAATAATTTCAAGTTTGCATTAAGCTTCAACATCAACCAGCAATGATTGAATTGGTTCTTTTCCATTTTAAGCAAGTTGGCAGCTGGAGATGTTCGGTGGATGTAATATTTTGTACTTTTCAAATTTAATGGATTCAATTTGGGCTAGGATTTGAAGTGGGCTAAGCAGATGTCATTTGGAGAATTAGACATTTAGCCCATTAGAAAATAAttcaatgaaattttttttattactatttattAAATAGATTATGAAgagaaatcaaattaaagaattagtcAGAAGTCACACTAGGAATCTGTTAGTGCAAATACAAATACTATGGTCCTAACTCCTAACATAAAATTATAGGTTGAGTTCAAGCTTACATCTTACATGAAATACTAAAAAACAATGTAACAATAGTAATGGAGAAAAAAGATGAGTTTGAGTAGCTTAGAGCTCTCAAAgttatgaataaaatgtatccaAATTGTCCATTTGTTTAGttacaaaaatagtatttataCCTGTTATTCtagaatataattataatttatataaatggttataaatgaaataattacaCGTGTCATCTTCAATTCTCTTGTGCCTTCCATGACTTAAATTTACTGGGCACAAGGTCTtactccgtccgtttaacgatCCGGGTGGCACGAGAGCTGGCCCAGGGCAATCGAACCCGAGTTCTCCAGAAATTATTCCCGATAAAGAgagttcacttgccacttgagctacctcaTTGGGTTATTTTAGTTCAGTTGTTGAGTTGTGTTGTGTAAgtaaaacaatgaaattaaattgTCGGGAATGAAGAAGCAATTAAAGTTATTTAATGGTGAGATAGATAATCCAACTAACTATTGTCTACTTGTTTTCATTGTTGTAGTCTTGTGCACACTGAGACACAAGAAAGCCCTTTGTTTTACAACCCTTTTCGTACTTAATTTTTAATCCTCAAAATAAATCTTTACTGATTCCGGAGTCTGACTGTTTCttaatattacggagtagtacTTTTAATAATTGGGATGGTTTTATGCAGATCGAATAATTTTCTGTAAAATCGATGTCGATTTGTATAATGATGATGTGTGATATGATCTATTTTCTTTAGATACAATATAAAGCTGTGGCTTATGCAATTGAAAGTGACTGTAgaatcaattaatcaaatactacCATTATttctttatgtttatttttctaGTTTATTTtgatctatataataaaatacaaaacaaacGGCCCGAAAGAAATGACCAAATAGATTgagcataatttttgtattcaaatatcacaaattttattttacctgATATCCTCTTAGTTTAGTCTACGGCATAAGATCTTTCAAGTGCAGTACGGACGTACAGTACGTTAACATTTCTCTCAGTCTCATGTGATTTGTGAACTATAACAAGTCAAATAGCGATGTTTACCTAATAGTCTAGTACATACCctaggataataataattacgaGTCTTTGCCATCTAGAAAAATATACATACAACAAAGCCTAGGGGCATTGGTGAATTGAAACTTGCTCCCCGTGACAGAGTATGAGATTAAGTTGGATTTTTTGTGTACAAATATATCCAGTATAACAAAGTTGAAAACTTGAGTATGGTACGAACATgaattagtctgagtatgataCGGATTTAAAGGTGTCTTCTACAGTTAGGACCGACTTAGTATAGCTCGTGGctttaccaaaataaataaaaaatacacacaataaaCTATGTGATTCCTAGTAGTTATACACAAGCCGGACAACATATAGAACAAGTCTTCTTCGTACTTGTCACCCCCCATCTGTCACTCCATTGTTAAAGCCGGCACCTCTTCTCTCTCTTACAGCCGCCGCTCTGATTTGGTGTCAAGAAGTGGCGGAAACACAGAGAAGATAAGAACAGGAAAGTGAGAAAACATAGCAGAAAGATGGATAGGCTAATAAGTTTGGAGCCGTCGAATGTGGTCACTGTGAGAATCGAACCCGGCCAGAAATGTTCCGGCGAGTTAACGTTAAGAAACGTCATGTACACCATGCCGGTGGCGTTCCGCCTCCAGCCGCTCAACCGGAGCCGCTACTCCGTCCGGCCGCAGTGCGGGATTATATCGCCGCTCACCGCCGTCACCGTGGAGATTATTTACCATCTCCCTCCCAACGCCGTCGTCCCCGACTCGTTCCCGCACTCCGACGACTCGTTTCTGTTGCATAGCGTCGTGGCTCCCGGCGCCGCCGTTAAGGATCCGGCGTCGACGTTTGATGCGGTTCCGAACGATTGGTTCACTGCGAAGAAGAAGCAGGTGTTTATAGATAGTGGGGTTAAGATCATGTTTGTTGGCTCGGCGGTGTTGGCTCGGCTTGTGGCTGAGGGATTGATGGATGAGGTTCGGGAAGTGCTTGAGAAGAGTGAGCCGGCTTGGAAGCCGGCGAACGCCATGGATTCCGACGGTCAGACTTTGCTCCATTTGGCTATTGCTCAGAGCCGGCCGGATCTCGTTCAGTTGCTGCTTGAGTTCGAGCCGGACATCGAGGCTCGGAGCCGAGCCTCAGGTTCGAGCCCGCTAGAAGCGGCGGCAGTTGCCGGGGAGTCGTTGATCGTGGAGATTTTATTGGCGAATAAAGCCAGTACGGAGAGATCCGTTTCGTCATCGTGGGGCCCGATTCACCTCGCGGCCGGTAACGGCCACGTGGAAGTGCTGAGGCTTCTGTTACTAAAAGGAGCTAATGTGAACGCGCTCACAAAAGACGGAAACACCGCTCTGCACCTCGCCGTTAAAGGGAGAAGACGGGACTGCGCGCGGCTGCTGTTAGCCAGCGGCGGCGGCGCGAGAGCCGACGTCCGAAACGGCGGCGACGGCGACACGCCGCTGCACATCGCCGCCGCCTCCGGAGATGAGCAGATGGTGAGGCTCCTGCTCCACAAGGGAGCCGAGAAGAACATCCGA
This region of Ipomoea triloba cultivar NCNSP0323 chromosome 15, ASM357664v1 genomic DNA includes:
- the LOC116007268 gene encoding delta-latroinsectotoxin-Lt1a-like, with the protein product MDRLISLEPSNVVTVRIEPGQKCSGELTLRNVMYTMPVAFRLQPLNRSRYSVRPQCGIISPLTAVTVEIIYHLPPNAVVPDSFPHSDDSFLLHSVVAPGAAVKDPASTFDAVPNDWFTAKKKQVFIDSGVKIMFVGSAVLARLVAEGLMDEVREVLEKSEPAWKPANAMDSDGQTLLHLAIAQSRPDLVQLLLEFEPDIEARSRASGSSPLEAAAVAGESLIVEILLANKASTERSVSSSWGPIHLAAGNGHVEVLRLLLLKGANVNALTKDGNTALHLAVKGRRRDCARLLLASGGGARADVRNGGDGDTPLHIAAASGDEQMVRLLLHKGAEKNIRNKYGKTAYDVAAENGHGRLFDALRLGDDLCAAARKGETRKIQKLLDHGANLHGRDLHGWTALHRSAFKGRVDAVKALIDQGISLDARDEDGYTALHCAVEAGQVDVTEVLVKTGADVEARTNKGVTALQIAEALHFSGITRILVQGGAYDRDGFINRFTSKSTKVWKDETEIEPMMKKKVSRAPRVRRSSFDRSVPLAVV
- the LOC116006822 gene encoding serine/threonine-protein kinase pakF-like, giving the protein MEKMKQKIGESRMVHKINEKLHLGLEDKLHKDGDQKEKEQDDDHHVDESKPPEDDQKRKSVRKTVKKIAKKIVHHRGNGKRRGGGGGGGGEEGEGEEEEEEEYEVEEVEEGGEFEFELDFGF